Genomic window (Prevotella melaninogenica ATCC 25845):
TGCTGATGCGAATCGTCAGGCTTTAAAGGCGCAATACAGCTCATTTGACGCGTTCAATAAGGGTTATGTGGTACCACAGTCATTGCTCGATGAAATCGTGGCAGAGGGCAAGAAAGAGAAGATAGAACCCAAGGATGCGGCCGAGTTAAAGGCTACTCTTCCTAATATTGCACTACAGATAAAAGCGCTTACAGCCCGTGATATATGGGATATGAACGAGTATTTCCGAGTGTGGAATACTCAGAGTGACATTGTCAATAAGGCTGTTGCATTGGCTACGGGCAAGTAGAAAAGTAGGGTAACATAATTCTTAAGAGTTTTATAACCTGACATTATAGGGCAAACTGAATAAGAAAAGGTGCTTAATTGAACTCCAATTAGGCACCTTTTCTTATTCAGTTCTTTTGTTAAACCCAATCAGTCATTAGCGACTACGCTTATTCCGACACATAAACCTTGGCATGTTATTAGGTTGAAAATTCATAGATGAAGGTTTGAAAAATAATTACATACTTTCGAGTAAAATGGCTATAAACAAAGGAAAAAATACGTATAAAAGGCGTGTTTGTAACCATCAGTCAATCAGTTAGTTATGAAGTTGCGTAAGGAAAGGTGCTTAGTTGGACTTCAAAAGGGCGTTAGTAAGGGTCTTAAAGGGCACCTTTTGCAAGTCAATTAGGGGTCTTTTAGAAGCTAAAAGAGCATGTGTTGGTTTCGAGGTAAGTGAAAATAGTTTACAAATGTAAGGTGAAATGGGAATAAGTGATACGGTCTTAAAACATTTTATAAACCTTTATTCTTATTCCGAATACTAATTCTTCTGCAGTCTATCTACAATCCGTAAGCAGAGAAATGAGGGCAAATAATAAGGGCTGAAACCTAAGGTAGGATTCCAGCCCTTCAATCTCGTTTATGGGAGCATCAACCGAATTAGGTTGAAGTCCACCGTTATTCGCCACTCATCTCCTTTAATAGTGCGAGTGCTTTGTTCTCGTTTTCTTCCATAATCTCACGCTCTCCAGGACCCTTGTCATTGATACCACAGAGGTGAAGGATACCATGAATGATAACCCGATTAAGCTCGTCCTCATACGACTTCTTGAAAAGTTCGGCATTAGAGCGGACTGTGTCAAGTGAGATAACAAGGTCGCCATTGAGCACATCATCCTCATCATAGTCGAAAGTAATGATGTCCGTGTAGTAATCATGTCCAAGATACTCGTTGTTTACTTCGAGAATCTTCTCATCATCTACAAACATATAACCAATTTCTCCAACCTTTCTACCATGCGTTGCAGCAACAGCTTTAATCCAACGAGAAATCTCTCGTTTCTTGATTTTAGGCATCTTAACGCCTTCAGCACTATATGTTATCATCGTGTCTATGTTTTATCGATGAGGCTTGTGCGCCTCTGTCTAATCGTTAATATCCCTTTGGCAAGAACTCAGTGATGTCTTTTCCAAAGTTTTTCAGTTCTCTTACAACGCTTGAACTGATACTTTCAAATTGTGGTTCAGCGTAGAAAAAGATGGTTTCAATAGAGCTCAAGCGTCGGTTGATATCAGCTTGTTCGCGTTCATATTCAAAGTCTTTTACGCTACGTACACCCTTAATGATATATTCGGCTCCCTCTCTTCGAGCAAAGTCTATGGTAAGGTCGCTGTATGCCTTTACTTCAATCTTTGGCTCGTCAGCATAGAGTCGTGCTATACGCTCGGTTCGTTCCTCCGTACTGAGCATATACTTCTTCCGCTCATTGATACCAACACCAATCACAACCTTGTCAAAGAGGGGCAAGGAGCGGCGTACAATAGCGTCGTGCCCTATTGTAAATGGATCAAAGCTTCCAACGAATATACCTATTTTCATTTGATTATTTTCTGCAAAAGTACTTCATTTCTATTATATATCCAAAAAAAGCTGGGGGATTATTTCCCACCAGCTATTCCTTGAATATCCTGTAACGAGATATTACCAAGTAGGTTGATAATTGTAATTTCATTGCGTTCTATGGCGAGTAGGGAAAACTCATTCTTTCCATTTGGATAATGCCGCTCGTAGATAGTAGTATGTTTGCCTCCCTCATTGACTTGCATTACAATCGAATACTTTTGTTGATTGAAGATACTTTGGGCTGACTTCTTGATAGAAGGAATCAGTGAAGGACGTTCGCAGGAGAGTATCTGCAGATAGTCGAGTCGGCTGGCAATCTTGCTGATATCCTTGTTACCTGCTTTCACATTGCCCATCATTCGCATCATATTACGTGATATGTAGACAGTGGAGACACCATCTGTTTCGCTGTATTTTTCGAACAATGCCTTTTGGGCAAATGCCGTTATACAGGCTATCATAGTCATACAAAGCGTTAAAATAATTCTCTTCATAATCTAATCCCTTGTTTTATTAGTGATGTTCTCGGTAGCGTCAATACCCTTATTGAGCGTCTTTGAGAATTTCATCAGTGCTTTTGACGTTTCGGCGTAAGCGTCTTTAGCGTTAGTATAGGTATCCTGTTCAGTTTGTGGAGACTTATTCTCGTTTTGGTAAACGATAGCTCCAGTAGCAAAGAGAAGCAACAAACTGGCTGCTATCCCTACTACCCAGCGCAGGTTGATATGCCTTATCGCACGACGATTAGTGACTTCTAAGGTGTTCCACTGGCTAATCTGTCGACTGAGTCGCTCTTCCATCCCTGCTGGTGTAGAGCATTCTGATGACTGAAGAGCCGTGAAGAAGATGCGCTCCTCCGTCAAACTGGCATCGATATCACTGCCGTTGAAGTAGGTGTGCAGCGCCTTCTCCTCCTCTTCGGTGGTCATTCCATCGTAGTATCGGTTAAGTAAACGCTTTATTTCTTCAGTCTTTATCATATCTCATTGCTTTTATCTGTTCTCTAATCTTCTTTCGGGCACGGCTGAGAATACTTCTTATATTCACCTCCGTAAGCTCTGTTTCGGTGCTGATTTCCTCAAAACTACGGTCTTCTATGTCGCGCATCAGCATGATTCTTGCCTGTGGTTCGGGCAGATGGGTAATTAACTGTCTTACGCGTTGGTATTCGTCAACTTCCTCTAATTGCTTACTTATGTTCTGTGAGGAGCTTACTTGCAGACTTCCCACATCTTTGTCGACTTCTTGAAGGTGTCCTGCTCTCATCTTGTCATAGAAGATTCGGCGTAGTACTGTTATGCTATAAGCCTCTGGATTGTCAACCTTTTCCATCTTATCACGCTGCATCCAGAGTTTTAAGAAGGTTTCTTGCACCATATCCTCAGCAGCTTGAGCGTTGCTCATCAGCCTATATGCCACCGAAAAGAGTTTCCGATGGCAGGGTAGGAATAGCTGTTTAAAATCGCTTGCTTGCATAGGCAGATGTGCGCTTTAGACAATAATCGGCTATGATGTAAGGTTGTCCGCCCTATAACTTATAGCTTTTCAGATTCTTCTTGTTGGTACTTTCTTTCACAACAGAGTCGACATCGTTAGGACTTATCTTACCCTTAATCCGCACAATGGCGCCATCTTGTTTGTCAATAGCAAGGATGAGCATTTCACGAATGCACCCTTTCTTTTCTTTGAGGTAAACATAATTAGTCTCATCTGCCTGCTTATTGTAGATGATTGGCGTATATCCCTTAGGATGGAAGGTCTGAACGGTGTTTCTAAAACGACTTTTTACAATCGAATCACAGTCGTCAAAGACAAGTATACGAAAGGATGACACCGCTTTCAGAGCCTTGGAATTGTCCGAATGGCTTTTAGTAAGCACCTTTAAGAATGACATTAAGGCTGGTGTTATATGAAGGTGAATAACGTTTTTCTCGTGCCTATATTGCTCAATCAGCCCTTTTACGCTCTGCGCTGAGGCTGATAATGTACTGAGAGCAAGGATGCCTATGATGATAAACCGTTTCATAATGTGTCTTTGTTTACTTGGTTTGTGACTTTACGACATCATCAATATTAGAAGGATTGATATGTCCTACGATATTGATGAGTGAGCAGTCTTCTTTGTCCATAGCGAAGACAACAAGGCTCTGCACTTCCTTTTCGTTGCCTTTAATGAAGATTCTGACCTTTTCGCCGTCCTCATTTGCCTTCACCATAGGTTCATATCCCTGTGTTTCCAGCTTACTGATACGGTTGTATAAGCCGTCTTTAATCTTTTGATTAGCCTTCTCGAAAGTTAAAATTTGCAGTCCGTCGATTTGCTCAGCGAGTGCATTAGCGGTCTCGTCGTCGGCAGCTTTAAGTCCAAGCTTTATGAGTGTCTTAGGCAAGTTGACGTAAGTGACGTTGTTTCCACTCTTAAACTCTTTGATAATAGACTCTACCTCATCATTCGTAGGCTGTATGATGAGACTCGTTGGGTTGGCTTTTACGGTGCAGCTTGAGCATAGAACAGCTACTGCGAATGCGATAGTAAAGATTGTTGTTCTCATTGTCTTGATAATTAATTAGGTTGGTGATTCAGTTTCCGTTCACATCTATAAAGACGGAAGATAGGACAGATTTGTGGCAAAGAAATGTCTTTTTTTTCAGTATTAGCTACTTTTATGGTATTAAGATCCTATGCTAAAAGATGATAACAACCGCCAGCCATCGCTCTAATAACCCCTTTCATTTCCAGCGTAAAGAGGATTCCTGTGAGCCTCGAGATAGGAATATTCGCTTGAATCGACAAGAGATTAATCTGCAAGTCATTGTTTTTAGCGAGCACGCGAACGATAGCTTCCTCTTCTGAAGACAAATCAGGGAAAAGCGTTCGTTCAATTCCTCGTTGTTGTGCCTGCCCCAATTTGATAGCATCATCCCATCCCATCGCCTTCACAAAGTCTGTTGCTGATGTGATGAGAGCCGCACCATTGTCACGAATAAGGTTATTACAGCCCTCGCTATAATCCGAATGAACAGCGCCGGGGAAGGCAAATACTTCCCGTCCATAGCTACGAGCGATACTGCAGGTGATAAGTCCTCCACCCTTCGCAGCCGATTCTACGAGGATAGTTGCATCTGCACAACCTGCCACGATACGGTTACGTTGTACGAAGTTGCGGGCAACGGGCTGCGTATGCGTGGTATATTCCGACAGTAATCCACCTTGTTTAATCATCTTTAAAGCTGTATCTCTGTGTCCACGAGGGTAGATATCATCGAGTCCATGAGCCAATACTCCTACCGTTTCAAAGCCATTCTCCAAGGCAGCTCGGTGTGCATGGATATCTACTCCGTAAGCCAGTCCACTGAGGATGAGTACATCTGGGCAAAGTACTTTTAGTTCTCTGACAAACGAACGGATAATATCCTGCCCATAAGTGGTGCAGTGTCGTGTACCGATAATATTGATAACGTGCCGATTGTTAAGGTCTGCATTACCGAGATAATAGAGTAGGATAGGAGCATCTGGACACTCCTTGAGCCGCTGTGGATAGCGTTCATCATTCATACAGATAGGCTCAATGTTATGCAGACGGTCGTATTCCAATTCTTGTTCAGCCCATTCTCTCAGGCTATCAATGTCTTTCAAGGCTTGTATGAGATGCGTTGAGGCTTCAGGAAGAATCTCTCTGATGTCTCTTTTATGTTCTATGACAGCCGTGGCAGAGCCAGCTCGCTTGTAAAGTTCAGCCAATTCACTGAGGTTAAAACGAGTAAGTCGGGTTAGTAAGATTGAGTTTAAGGATTCCATGGTGTAGGTAATGATCAGTAGTAGCTCCCTACCTTCCTTAGAAGAGAGGAAGGTTTAGGGAGTAGATAGACTTTTACAATACTCTTGCAAACGCTTCGTCGTATTCCTTGCTACTGCCCAATCTACCATTGATGAGTGTCACAAGGTCAACATCTGCATGGAAACAGAGGCGTTCGTCACTGGCACGGAAGAGGTCGTGAGAGAACACCCAGCGTAGTCCATTCTTCTTTAATGACATGCGTGAGATAATCTCGTCGTCGCAGGTAAATGGCACTTTATAAGTGAGTTGCATACGTGCTACAACGGCATCAACGCCTTTCTCGTGAAGTTCAGAGAAGCTAACGCCCAATGATTTGAGGAATCTATGGCGTGTATGCTCGGTGTAATGCAGGTAGTTTGCATTGTTAACGATACCTTGGATGTCGCACTCATAGTCGCGAACATCCAGTCTTGTCTCAAAGATGTATTTCTTCTTTTCCATAATCTATGTTGTTTTTAGGATTTTATTGGGCTTATTAGCCTTATTAGGCCTATTAGCCTTAGTAGCCTAATTATCCCAATTCTCCTAACCCTTTAATGATGAACTCCCCTTCAGATACTCATAACCAATCCTACAGCGGAGGCAATCTTTTCGGTCACAATACTCCTTCTTTAGTTGTATAAGGGCTTGCGAATCACCCGCAGTCTCTACCATTAGCCCCACTTCCTTCCACATTCTAACGATGTGATTCTCCTCTGCTTTCAAGGTTTCGAGGAAGTCGAAGGCACGTTCACAGTACTTCTCCGAGTTCTTATGTTTGCCGTATGCGAAGAGGATAGGCGCAACGGTATTGATAATCTGCAGATTTAATGATGCTGCTGATAGTTTCTTCTCGCTCTTTACGCTCTTTTCACCAAAGACATAATGCGTTTCCCAATAGCGAGTTACCTGTGTTGCCAATAGCTCTCTCACCTGCTTAACGCTCTCACACTCCAACAACTGAGACAATCCAGCCCGCTGTTCATAGTAGAGGTGAGCGAGCTGTGCGATACGGATATGCGGAAAGTTCTGCGGCCGTAGGCGGAGGAATCGCCATTGATTGGCATCCATTGCTTGTAGTCCAAACTTATGTGCTAAGTACTGATATTCGCTTTTCAGCTCTGTGAAATAGCTGTCGTTCAGTGCCTGCTGTTGATATCTTTCGGGGATAGCTGCTATATCTAACAATCCAGCTTGCCCCAAGAAGAAAGCTTCAATCTGCATGAGATTGTCCCGATGATGTGCCACGCCCTGCAAAGGAATTAGCTTAGCCCATGTCTCGAAAGCGTCCCCATTGATGCCGAAACCATAGTTGCGGGCAAGTGTAACGAAGTAGGCTGCTTCCCAAGAGCCGTCACAGTCCTTCACTCGTTGGGCTATCGCCTCTGTCTTCTGTTCCAACCTTTCAGTCTGTAAGGCACTCATCCACGAATGAACCATTAGTTTTGAAAGACTCGGAATGATACGATAACAAGCCGGATATTCGTCTGTTGTGAGTAGTTCTTCGTAATGTTCTCGCACAGCCGTTGGCACTTGCAGTCGCATCTGTGGCGGATAATCGCCCCTTCGTGTCTTAACATCAACGTCGATAGACTCAGCCACGTGCAGGATAACATTGTTATAGTTCGGGTCGCGGTCGTGTCTGTGTAGAAACCAATCGGAGGCACGGTCGTGTATCTCCACATTCCCCACCCACAGCGTACCGCCTATCTTCACCTTTGCATTGAAGAAGTCAGGCCCAGCGTTGTGATTATGTAGTCCAGTGTCAATGACCTCCACCTCTTGTCCGTCAGTGGTTTTAAGCCCTGTCAACGGAAACAGCTTGTGTTTCCATACGTAGTGGATGAGTTGTTCCATAAAAGATTCTTGGTTTGTAACAGTACGCAAATATACAAAGAAAATGATAAAACTAATAGTATTATCTATGTATTTTTCTTATTATTTCGTACTACAGTTTCTCAGTTCTTAGTACTCCGCACCAGTGGTGTTAAGCCTTCGCACCATTGGTGTTAAGCCTTCGCACCATTGGTGCTAAGCCTCCGCACCAGATGTGCGGGGCGTCAACACGTCGATAGAAAATGAGAAGAACGGTTCAATCTTACCAATTACTCTATATGTAAAGGTCATCCCTTGACTTGTCAATACCTTATTTAAAAATACGTAAACTTATTTTGTTTTATGCCGCAAATCAGCTACCTTTGCAATGTTTTAATTCAGATTAATTATGAAAATAGCATTGATAGGCTATGGCAAGATGGGGCATATGATAGAACAGATAGCCCTTGAGCGTGGCCACGAAATCGTAAGTATTATTGATGTAGACAATATAGAGGACTTCGATTCTCCTGCATTTGCATCGGCTGATGTAGCTATTGAATTTACGAATCCTACGGCTGCTTTTGCCAATTATCAGCGTGCCTTTGCACACAATGTGAAGGTTGTTAGTGGCTCTACGGGCTGGATGCAGGACCATAAGGCAGAGGTTGAGCGTATGTGTACGGAAGGTGGGCAGACCTTGTTCTGGGCAAGTAACTTCTCTATTGGCGTTGCTATTTTCTCAGCTGTCAAC
Coding sequences:
- a CDS encoding RNA polymerase sigma factor, with product MQASDFKQLFLPCHRKLFSVAYRLMSNAQAAEDMVQETFLKLWMQRDKMEKVDNPEAYSITVLRRIFYDKMRAGHLQEVDKDVGSLQVSSSQNISKQLEEVDEYQRVRQLITHLPEPQARIMLMRDIEDRSFEEISTETELTEVNIRSILSRARKKIREQIKAMRYDKD
- a CDS encoding acyl-CoA thioesterase, with amino-acid sequence MEKKKYIFETRLDVRDYECDIQGIVNNANYLHYTEHTRHRFLKSLGVSFSELHEKGVDAVVARMQLTYKVPFTCDDEIISRMSLKKNGLRWVFSHDLFRASDERLCFHADVDLVTLINGRLGSSKEYDEAFARVL
- a CDS encoding DUF4252 domain-containing protein — its product is MRTTIFTIAFAVAVLCSSCTVKANPTSLIIQPTNDEVESIIKEFKSGNNVTYVNLPKTLIKLGLKAADDETANALAEQIDGLQILTFEKANQKIKDGLYNRISKLETQGYEPMVKANEDGEKVRIFIKGNEKEVQSLVVFAMDKEDCSLINIVGHINPSNIDDVVKSQTK
- a CDS encoding DUF4252 domain-containing protein, producing MKRFIIIGILALSTLSASAQSVKGLIEQYRHEKNVIHLHITPALMSFLKVLTKSHSDNSKALKAVSSFRILVFDDCDSIVKSRFRNTVQTFHPKGYTPIIYNKQADETNYVYLKEKKGCIREMLILAIDKQDGAIVRIKGKISPNDVDSVVKESTNKKNLKSYKL
- the dprA gene encoding DNA-processing protein DprA, whose translation is MESLNSILLTRLTRFNLSELAELYKRAGSATAVIEHKRDIREILPEASTHLIQALKDIDSLREWAEQELEYDRLHNIEPICMNDERYPQRLKECPDAPILLYYLGNADLNNRHVINIIGTRHCTTYGQDIIRSFVRELKVLCPDVLILSGLAYGVDIHAHRAALENGFETVGVLAHGLDDIYPRGHRDTALKMIKQGGLLSEYTTHTQPVARNFVQRNRIVAGCADATILVESAAKGGGLITCSIARSYGREVFAFPGAVHSDYSEGCNNLIRDNGAALITSATDFVKAMGWDDAIKLGQAQQRGIERTLFPDLSSEEEAIVRVLAKNNDLQINLLSIQANIPISRLTGILFTLEMKGVIRAMAGGCYHLLA
- a CDS encoding DUF4252 domain-containing protein; the encoded protein is MKRIILTLCMTMIACITAFAQKALFEKYSETDGVSTVYISRNMMRMMGNVKAGNKDISKIASRLDYLQILSCERPSLIPSIKKSAQSIFNQQKYSIVMQVNEGGKHTTIYERHYPNGKNEFSLLAIERNEITIINLLGNISLQDIQGIAGGK
- the coaD gene encoding pantetheine-phosphate adenylyltransferase, translated to MKIGIFVGSFDPFTIGHDAIVRRSLPLFDKVVIGVGINERKKYMLSTEERTERIARLYADEPKIEVKAYSDLTIDFARREGAEYIIKGVRSVKDFEYEREQADINRRLSSIETIFFYAEPQFESISSSVVRELKNFGKDITEFLPKGY
- a CDS encoding DUF2851 family protein: MEQLIHYVWKHKLFPLTGLKTTDGQEVEVIDTGLHNHNAGPDFFNAKVKIGGTLWVGNVEIHDRASDWFLHRHDRDPNYNNVILHVAESIDVDVKTRRGDYPPQMRLQVPTAVREHYEELLTTDEYPACYRIIPSLSKLMVHSWMSALQTERLEQKTEAIAQRVKDCDGSWEAAYFVTLARNYGFGINGDAFETWAKLIPLQGVAHHRDNLMQIEAFFLGQAGLLDIAAIPERYQQQALNDSYFTELKSEYQYLAHKFGLQAMDANQWRFLRLRPQNFPHIRIAQLAHLYYEQRAGLSQLLECESVKQVRELLATQVTRYWETHYVFGEKSVKSEKKLSAASLNLQIINTVAPILFAYGKHKNSEKYCERAFDFLETLKAEENHIVRMWKEVGLMVETAGDSQALIQLKKEYCDRKDCLRCRIGYEYLKGSSSLKG
- the ybeY gene encoding rRNA maturation RNase YbeY, which encodes MITYSAEGVKMPKIKKREISRWIKAVAATHGRKVGEIGYMFVDDEKILEVNNEYLGHDYYTDIITFDYDEDDVLNGDLVISLDTVRSNAELFKKSYEDELNRVIIHGILHLCGINDKGPGEREIMEENENKALALLKEMSGE